The Christiangramia flava JLT2011 genome has a segment encoding these proteins:
- a CDS encoding inorganic phosphate transporter has protein sequence MEDIFIVMLVALFALAITDLVVGVSNDAINFLNSAIGSKAVSMRTIMITASLGVAVGAIFSSGLMEVARKGIFMPGEFYFDEIMIIFMAVMITDVLLLDFFNSLGLPTSTTVSIVFELLGAAVCIAVIKIYNEQGGDLAALGDFINTSKATEIITGILLAVLVAFITGTIIQYISRLVFSFQYEKKMKYVGAAFGGLSLTSILYFILIKGIKSVPFIDESTFVFINNHTWLIVLIGFVIFTGISQFLMSVMKLNILRIIIVIGTFALALAFAGNDLVNFIGVPIAAWQSFGLWQAAYAQTGVLPSEFAMNGLAGSVPTPEILLIGAGGIMVATLWFSSKARSVVDTGINLARQGDGVERFEPNFLSRGIVRYSVLLSNAITAVLPESMKNRIDRKFEHKANTKSKRLDAPAFDMVRASVNLVVASILISIGTNLKLPLSTTYVTFMVAMGSSLADRAWDRESAVYRVAGVLNVIGGWFVTALVAFTAAAIFASIIYFGGIIALVVLILLALTIVVRGAILHSKKSKDEKNKKRFNRSDIITINEITSETSENISNVIGGINKMYTRTVDNLGYYDLSKLKKSHKKIEKLEADVDELKGNIFYFIKSLEEDSVEASKFYILTLDYLQDMVQSIGFITRNSYNHVHNNHKNLKFNQIRDLKKVDDRMQVLFDEIKETFDNHEFGNINRLLTEKQDLLEYVSELIQKQITRIRTSESSPKNTKLYFGILLETKDLISSTMSLLQLFQEFYNEARTTAY, from the coding sequence ATGGAAGATATTTTTATTGTAATGCTTGTAGCGCTTTTTGCGCTGGCTATTACAGACCTGGTGGTGGGAGTGAGTAACGATGCCATCAATTTCCTTAATTCGGCGATCGGCTCAAAAGCGGTTTCCATGCGAACCATCATGATCACCGCCAGTCTTGGGGTGGCCGTGGGAGCGATATTTTCCAGCGGACTCATGGAAGTTGCCAGGAAAGGAATTTTCATGCCGGGAGAGTTCTATTTTGACGAGATCATGATTATTTTCATGGCGGTAATGATCACCGATGTGCTCCTGCTGGACTTTTTCAATTCCCTGGGATTACCCACCTCTACAACGGTTTCCATTGTTTTTGAATTATTGGGAGCGGCCGTGTGTATTGCCGTGATCAAGATATATAACGAGCAGGGCGGCGACCTTGCCGCACTGGGTGATTTTATCAATACTTCCAAAGCTACGGAGATTATTACCGGGATATTACTGGCCGTGCTCGTGGCTTTTATTACAGGAACGATCATTCAGTATATTTCCCGTCTGGTCTTTTCCTTTCAGTATGAAAAGAAAATGAAATATGTAGGGGCGGCTTTTGGCGGACTTTCCCTTACTTCAATTCTGTATTTTATTCTGATAAAGGGGATAAAAAGTGTCCCGTTCATCGATGAATCAACCTTCGTTTTTATTAATAATCATACCTGGCTGATCGTTCTGATCGGCTTTGTGATCTTCACCGGAATTTCTCAGTTCCTGATGAGCGTGATGAAACTGAATATCCTGAGGATCATCATTGTTATTGGAACTTTTGCCCTTGCTTTAGCCTTTGCCGGGAATGACCTGGTGAACTTCATTGGGGTTCCAATTGCGGCCTGGCAGTCGTTCGGCTTGTGGCAGGCGGCTTATGCCCAAACGGGTGTGCTGCCTTCGGAATTTGCCATGAACGGCCTGGCGGGGAGCGTTCCAACTCCGGAAATCTTATTAATCGGTGCCGGCGGGATTATGGTTGCTACTTTATGGTTTTCCAGCAAGGCTAGATCTGTGGTGGATACCGGGATCAACCTGGCCCGGCAGGGAGATGGCGTGGAGCGATTCGAACCTAATTTCCTTTCTCGCGGGATCGTGCGATATTCGGTGTTGTTGAGCAATGCAATCACCGCGGTACTTCCGGAATCCATGAAAAACAGGATCGATCGGAAATTTGAACATAAGGCCAATACAAAAAGCAAACGCCTCGACGCACCGGCTTTCGATATGGTTCGTGCTTCTGTAAACCTGGTGGTGGCGAGTATTCTGATCTCAATCGGGACCAACCTGAAACTGCCATTATCCACAACTTACGTGACTTTTATGGTGGCGATGGGTTCTTCCCTGGCAGATCGGGCATGGGATCGCGAAAGTGCCGTTTACCGTGTGGCCGGTGTGCTAAACGTGATTGGAGGATGGTTCGTGACCGCCCTGGTCGCATTCACCGCTGCCGCAATTTTTGCCAGTATTATTTATTTCGGCGGAATTATAGCACTTGTAGTCCTGATCCTTCTGGCTCTAACGATTGTGGTGCGTGGAGCAATCCTGCACTCTAAAAAGTCAAAAGACGAAAAGAATAAAAAGCGTTTCAATCGAAGTGATATTATTACGATCAACGAGATCACTTCGGAAACTTCGGAAAATATTTCAAACGTGATTGGCGGCATCAACAAGATGTACACGCGAACCGTTGATAATCTTGGGTATTATGACCTGAGCAAACTGAAGAAATCGCATAAAAAGATCGAGAAACTGGAAGCTGATGTAGATGAGCTGAAAGGCAATATTTTCTATTTTATCAAGTCACTGGAAGAAGATTCAGTGGAAGCCAGTAAATTTTATATACTCACGCTGGATTATCTCCAGGATATGGTGCAATCTATCGGTTTTATAACCAGGAACAGCTATAATCACGTTCACAACAACCATAAGAATCTCAAGTTTAACCAGATACGGGACCTGAAGAAAGTAGATGATCGCATGCAGGTGCTTTTCGATGAGATCAAAGAGACTTTTGATAACCATGAATTTGGCAATATCAACCGACTCCTGACCGAAAAACAGGACCTATTGGAATATGTAAGTGAATTGATCCAGAAACAGAT